The proteins below are encoded in one region of Bacteroides uniformis:
- a CDS encoding helix-turn-helix domain-containing protein, which yields MKRKVSAANLSIAITFLLILLSFGFGYRSYSQAEQRVVSDLNQALQRTVLQNKGLWLNADTIQTYAKLQEVIGAPVSVNGSHRAFTEALSITGLKDVSTLSLHILKKNSPATVFNEIPAGCLASDTLVWLSTTADASGLTLSFRGYARCSATMLFSLSKQTIPATLLLAALLWGGFTFFYFRRRTKTNASNGQQQENFITFGNLSLSLQEACFYNEQQEKLKLTPMQYTLMEMFYLSSSHLLFKSDICQSLWPGKDNADETLYTLIRRLKPIVEDNSNLRITTDRGRAYGLEIKT from the coding sequence ATGAAAAGAAAAGTATCAGCAGCAAATCTTTCGATAGCAATCACTTTTCTATTGATACTGCTATCATTCGGCTTCGGTTATCGCAGCTATTCGCAGGCAGAACAACGTGTGGTCTCTGACCTGAACCAGGCACTGCAACGCACAGTATTGCAGAACAAGGGATTATGGTTGAATGCGGACACAATCCAGACTTATGCCAAACTACAAGAAGTGATAGGTGCCCCCGTTTCTGTAAACGGTTCCCACAGAGCCTTTACCGAAGCATTGTCCATCACCGGATTGAAAGATGTCTCTACCCTTTCGCTGCATATACTGAAAAAGAACTCTCCCGCCACCGTATTCAATGAGATTCCTGCCGGATGTCTTGCCAGCGACACATTGGTATGGCTCTCCACCACAGCCGATGCATCTGGACTGACACTTTCCTTCCGGGGATATGCCCGTTGCTCAGCTACCATGCTGTTCAGCTTATCCAAGCAGACAATTCCGGCAACATTGCTATTGGCCGCCCTGCTGTGGGGAGGATTCACCTTTTTCTATTTCCGTCGGCGCACAAAGACTAATGCCAGTAACGGGCAGCAACAAGAAAACTTCATTACCTTCGGCAACCTTTCGCTTTCCCTCCAGGAAGCCTGCTTCTATAACGAACAGCAGGAAAAGCTAAAACTCACCCCCATGCAGTACACACTGATGGAGATGTTCTACCTTTCTTCCTCACACCTACTTTTCAAATCCGACATCTGCCAATCGCTATGGCCGGGAAAAGACAATGCAGACGAAACGCTTTACACATTGATACGGCGTCTGAAGCCCATTGTCGAGGATAACAGCAACCTCAGAATAACAACAGATCGTGGCCGCGCCTACGGACTGGAAATAAAAACCTAA
- the typA gene encoding translational GTPase TypA → MQKIRNIAIIAHVDHGKTTLVDKMLLAGNLFRSNQSTGELMLDNNDLERERGITILSKNVSINYKDTKINIIDTPGHSDFGGEVERVLNMADGCILLVDAFEGPMPQTRFVLQKALQIGLKPIVVVNKVDKPNCRPEEVYEMVFDLMFSLNATEDQLDFPVIYGSAKNNWMSTDWQQPTDNIYPLLDCILENIPAPEQLEGTPQMLVTSLDYSSYTGRIAVGRVHRGILKEGMNVSLAKRDGSIVKSKIKELHTFEGMGRVKVQEVSSGDICALVGIEGFEIGDTVCDYENPEALPPIAIDEPTMSMLFTINDSPFFGKEGKFVTSRHIHDRLMKELDKNLALRVRKSEEDGKWIVSGRGVLHLSVLIETMRREGYELQVGQPQVIFKEIDGVKCEPIEELTINVPEEYASKMIDMVTRRKGEMVKMESAGERVNLEFDMPSRGIIGLRTNVLTASAGEAIMAHRFKEYQPYKGEIERRTNGSMIAMESGTAFAYAIDKLQDRGKFFIFPQEEVYAGQVVGEHSHDNDLVINVTKSKKLTNMRASGSDDKARLIPPVQFSLEEALEYIKEDEYVEVTPKSMRMRKVILDELERKRANKN, encoded by the coding sequence ATGCAAAAGATTAGAAACATTGCAATTATTGCCCATGTGGACCATGGGAAAACGACGCTCGTTGACAAGATGCTTTTGGCCGGAAACCTTTTCCGCAGCAACCAGAGCACAGGTGAATTAATGTTGGATAACAATGACCTGGAGCGTGAACGAGGTATAACGATTCTCTCAAAGAACGTTTCTATCAACTACAAAGACACCAAGATTAACATTATTGATACTCCGGGACACAGTGACTTCGGAGGTGAAGTGGAACGTGTATTGAATATGGCGGATGGATGCATTCTGCTTGTGGATGCTTTCGAAGGTCCTATGCCGCAGACACGGTTTGTATTGCAGAAAGCTCTGCAGATTGGTCTGAAACCTATCGTTGTTGTGAATAAGGTGGATAAGCCAAATTGCCGTCCCGAAGAAGTGTACGAGATGGTGTTCGACTTGATGTTCAGCCTGAATGCAACCGAGGACCAGCTGGATTTCCCCGTTATCTACGGTTCTGCCAAGAATAATTGGATGAGTACCGACTGGCAGCAGCCGACTGATAACATTTATCCGCTTCTGGACTGTATCTTGGAGAATATTCCTGCCCCCGAACAGTTGGAGGGTACACCGCAAATGCTGGTTACTTCGCTGGATTATTCTTCGTATACCGGGCGTATTGCTGTGGGCCGCGTACACCGTGGCATATTGAAAGAAGGCATGAATGTGTCTTTGGCAAAGCGTGACGGGAGTATCGTGAAATCAAAAATCAAGGAATTGCATACATTCGAAGGTATGGGCCGTGTAAAGGTGCAGGAAGTGTCTTCCGGTGACATCTGTGCGTTGGTAGGTATCGAAGGATTCGAAATCGGAGATACGGTCTGCGATTACGAAAATCCGGAAGCGTTGCCGCCTATTGCCATTGATGAACCTACGATGAGTATGCTCTTCACCATTAATGACTCTCCGTTCTTCGGTAAGGAAGGTAAGTTTGTTACTTCCCGCCACATCCACGACCGTTTGATGAAGGAGTTGGATAAGAATCTTGCACTTCGCGTGCGCAAGAGCGAGGAAGACGGCAAGTGGATTGTTTCCGGCCGTGGCGTGCTTCATCTTTCCGTACTGATTGAGACCATGCGTCGTGAAGGGTATGAGTTGCAGGTAGGGCAACCGCAGGTAATCTTCAAGGAGATTGACGGCGTGAAATGCGAACCTATTGAAGAGCTTACCATCAATGTTCCCGAAGAATATGCCAGCAAGATGATTGATATGGTGACCCGTCGTAAAGGTGAAATGGTGAAGATGGAAAGTGCCGGCGAACGTGTAAATCTTGAGTTCGACATGCCGTCGCGCGGTATCATCGGTCTGCGTACCAATGTGTTGACCGCTTCTGCCGGCGAGGCTATCATGGCACACCGTTTTAAGGAATATCAACCGTATAAGGGTGAGATTGAACGGCGTACCAACGGTTCTATGATTGCCATGGAGTCCGGTACGGCTTTTGCCTATGCCATTGACAAGTTGCAGGACCGCGGCAAATTCTTCATTTTCCCGCAGGAAGAGGTTTATGCAGGCCAAGTAGTGGGCGAGCATTCCCATGACAACGACTTGGTGATTAATGTAACGAAGTCCAAGAAGCTTACCAATATGCGTGCCAGTGGTTCGGATGACAAGGCACGTCTGATTCCTCCCGTACAGTTCTCTCTTGAGGAGGCACTGGAGTACATCAAGGAGGATGAATATGTGGAAGTTACTCCTAAATCAATGCGTATGCGTAAGGTTATCCTCGATGAGCTTGAGCGTAAACGCGCAAACAAGAACTGA
- a CDS encoding S-ribosylhomocysteine lyase: protein MKKIPSFTIDHIRLLRGIYISRQDEVNGETVTTFDIRMKEPNREPALGQGALHTIEHLAATYLRNDPQWQDKIIYWGPMGCLTGNYLLMKGDLKPQDILTLMQDTFRFVAEYEGEVPGAAPQDCGNYLLHDLPMAKWESAKYLHEVLEQMKEENMKYPEKEEK, encoded by the coding sequence ATGAAGAAGATTCCTAGTTTTACAATCGACCACATCCGTTTGTTGCGCGGCATTTACATATCCCGCCAGGATGAAGTGAACGGAGAAACAGTCACTACTTTCGACATCCGTATGAAAGAGCCCAATCGTGAGCCTGCTTTGGGACAAGGTGCTCTGCACACCATCGAACACCTTGCCGCCACCTACCTGCGCAACGACCCGCAGTGGCAGGACAAGATTATCTATTGGGGCCCCATGGGCTGCCTCACCGGTAATTATCTGCTGATGAAAGGTGACTTGAAGCCGCAGGACATACTGACACTGATGCAGGACACCTTCCGCTTTGTTGCCGAATATGAAGGTGAAGTCCCCGGTGCCGCTCCGCAAGATTGCGGCAACTACCTGCTCCACGACCTTCCGATGGCTAAATGGGAGTCTGCCAAATACCTGCATGAGGTCTTGGAACAGATGAAAGAGGAGAATATGAAGTATCCGGAAAAAGAAGAAAAATAA
- a CDS encoding helix-turn-helix domain-containing protein — MDTSKIVGEKIKSLRESQSISMEELAQRSGLAIEQIERIENNIDLPSLAPLIKIARVLGVRLGTFLDDQDENGPVVCRKDESQNSISFSNNAIHSRKHMEYHSLSKSKADRHMEPFIIDVAATDDSDFVLSSHEGEEFIMVMEGTMEISYGKNTYLLEEGDSIYYDSIVPHHVHAYEGQAAKILAVVYTPI, encoded by the coding sequence ATGGATACCAGCAAAATTGTAGGAGAAAAAATAAAATCACTCCGTGAAAGCCAATCCATCAGTATGGAAGAACTGGCACAGCGTTCGGGACTTGCTATCGAACAGATTGAACGTATAGAAAACAACATCGACCTCCCGTCACTGGCTCCCCTCATCAAGATAGCTCGTGTGCTGGGTGTACGTTTGGGAACTTTTCTTGACGACCAGGATGAGAACGGTCCCGTGGTCTGCCGTAAGGACGAGTCGCAGAACAGTATCAGTTTCTCCAACAATGCCATCCACAGCCGCAAGCATATGGAGTATCATTCACTCTCCAAATCCAAAGCCGACCGCCATATGGAGCCGTTTATCATTGATGTGGCCGCTACGGACGACAGTGACTTTGTACTCTCCTCACACGAAGGCGAAGAATTCATCATGGTGATGGAAGGGACCATGGAAATCAGTTACGGCAAAAACACCTACCTGCTCGAAGAAGGTGACAGCATCTATTACGATTCCATCGTTCCGCACCACGTACACGCCTATGAAGGGCAGGCAGCCAAGATACTTGCAGTAGTTTATACACCAATTTAA
- a CDS encoding AMP-binding protein → MLYERTLGQWLEHWAETTPDKEYIVYSDRNLRFTWSQFNRRVDDMAKGLIAIGVERGTHVGIWAANVPDWLTLLYACAKIGAVYVTVNTNYKQSELEYLCQNSDMHTLCIVNGEKDSDFVQMTYTMLPELKTCQRGHLKSERFPYMKNVIYVGQEKHRGMYNTAEILLLGDNIEDSRLNELKSQVTCHDVVNMQYTSGTTGFPKGVMLTHYNIANNGFLTGEHMKFTADDKLCVCVPLFHCFGVVLATMNCLTHGCTEVMVERFNPLVVLASIHKERCTALYGVPTMFIAELNHPMFDMFDMSSLRTGIMAGSLCPVELMKQVEEKMYMKVTSVYGLTEAAPGMTATRIDDPFDVRCNTVGHDFEHTEVKVIDPETGEECPVGVQGEMCNRGYNTMKGYYKNPEATAEVIDENGFLHSGDLGIKDEDGNYRITGRIKDMIIRGGENIYPREIEEFLYQLEGVKDVQVAGIPSKKYGEAVGAFIILHEEVDMHESDVRDFCIGKISRYKIPKYIFFIKEFPMTGSGKIQKFKLKDLGLQLCKEQGIEIV, encoded by the coding sequence ATGTTATACGAACGTACCCTCGGCCAATGGTTGGAACATTGGGCCGAAACAACACCAGACAAAGAATATATCGTTTACTCTGACCGCAACCTGCGCTTCACCTGGAGCCAGTTCAACCGCCGGGTGGACGACATGGCCAAAGGACTTATCGCCATCGGCGTGGAACGGGGAACACACGTAGGTATCTGGGCAGCCAATGTACCCGACTGGCTGACTCTATTATACGCTTGCGCCAAGATAGGTGCCGTCTACGTAACGGTAAACACCAACTACAAACAGTCCGAGCTGGAATATCTCTGCCAGAACTCCGACATGCATACCCTCTGCATCGTCAATGGCGAAAAGGACAGTGACTTTGTGCAGATGACCTATACCATGCTTCCGGAACTGAAGACTTGCCAACGCGGACACTTGAAAAGCGAACGTTTCCCTTATATGAAAAACGTCATCTACGTGGGGCAGGAGAAGCACCGGGGCATGTACAACACGGCCGAAATACTTCTCTTGGGCGACAATATAGAAGACAGCCGCCTGAATGAGCTCAAAAGTCAGGTCACTTGCCACGATGTAGTGAACATGCAATACACCTCCGGCACTACGGGATTCCCGAAAGGCGTCATGCTGACCCACTACAACATTGCCAACAACGGTTTCCTTACCGGTGAGCACATGAAGTTTACCGCCGATGACAAGCTCTGCGTCTGCGTACCATTGTTCCACTGCTTTGGCGTGGTACTTGCCACCATGAACTGCCTGACACACGGCTGTACAGAAGTAATGGTGGAACGCTTCAACCCACTGGTAGTGCTCGCCTCTATCCACAAGGAGCGCTGCACGGCACTTTACGGCGTACCCACCATGTTCATTGCCGAACTGAACCATCCGATGTTCGACATGTTCGACATGTCCAGCCTCCGTACGGGTATCATGGCAGGTTCCCTCTGCCCGGTAGAGCTGATGAAGCAGGTGGAAGAGAAAATGTACATGAAGGTAACCAGCGTTTACGGGCTGACCGAAGCTGCTCCCGGAATGACCGCCACCCGGATAGACGACCCGTTCGATGTACGTTGCAATACCGTAGGACACGACTTTGAACATACGGAAGTAAAGGTTATCGACCCCGAAACCGGAGAAGAGTGTCCCGTAGGCGTACAAGGTGAAATGTGCAACCGCGGATACAACACCATGAAAGGTTACTACAAAAACCCGGAAGCCACGGCCGAAGTCATTGACGAGAACGGTTTCCTGCACTCGGGAGACCTTGGAATAAAGGACGAGGACGGCAATTACCGCATCACAGGACGCATCAAGGACATGATTATCCGCGGTGGTGAAAATATCTATCCCCGCGAGATAGAAGAGTTCCTCTATCAACTGGAAGGCGTAAAAGACGTGCAGGTAGCCGGTATTCCCTCTAAGAAATACGGTGAAGCCGTAGGCGCTTTCATCATCCTGCACGAAGAAGTGGATATGCACGAATCGGATGTACGAGACTTCTGCATCGGCAAAATATCCCGCTACAAGATACCCAAGTATATCTTCTTCATCAAAGAATTCCCCATGACGGGAAGTGGCAAGATACAGAAATTCAAGCTGAAAGACCTGGGATTACAGCTTTGCAAGGAGCAGGGGATTGAGATTGTGTGA
- a CDS encoding DUF4251 domain-containing protein, with the protein MKTNKLILLGLICLTVAMPTTAQNRNEKKERTERAVKEAIAAKQYKINVDRMQPMRGGSRNLTTNYTLEIRNDSVFSYLPYFGVAYNAPYGGGKSLNFNASITGYTTRALKKGKIQIDFKTRSDEDNYEYRLTIFPDGSTSIHVQPMNKQSISFTGEMDTEK; encoded by the coding sequence ATGAAGACTAACAAACTTATCCTATTAGGGCTAATCTGCCTGACTGTCGCAATGCCGACAACCGCCCAAAACCGTAACGAAAAGAAAGAGCGCACTGAACGTGCTGTAAAAGAAGCTATTGCTGCTAAACAATACAAAATCAACGTAGATCGGATGCAACCGATGAGAGGCGGTAGCCGTAACTTGACCACCAACTACACACTGGAAATCAGAAACGACTCCGTTTTCTCTTACCTGCCTTACTTTGGAGTGGCCTACAATGCTCCGTATGGAGGAGGCAAGAGCCTGAATTTCAATGCATCCATCACCGGATACACAACCAGAGCACTCAAAAAAGGCAAAATCCAAATAGACTTCAAGACCCGTAGTGATGAAGACAATTATGAGTACCGCCTCACCATCTTTCCCGATGGTTCTACCAGTATCCATGTGCAACCCATGAACAAACAGTCCATCTCGTTCACCGGAGAGATGGATACAGAAAAGTAA
- a CDS encoding nitroreductase family protein, giving the protein MKSIRLMLAGASLLLLCSCGAQVQKETQVANANESKENTVIETIMSRRSIRQYKPQAVNRDTMQIILDCGINAPNGQNKQSWEVRVVDNPDFINGITEIYKKENPKAAEDPKFKNMFRNASTVVFIANDPSYDLSQIDCGLLGENMILSAWSMGIGSCCLGGPTRFMTSTPAAAEYLKKLDIPEGYQLLYCIAFGYPDETPAAKPRNAAKVKFID; this is encoded by the coding sequence ATGAAAAGTATCAGATTGATGTTGGCAGGCGCAAGTTTGTTGCTGCTCTGCAGTTGCGGTGCCCAGGTCCAGAAAGAGACCCAAGTTGCCAATGCAAATGAAAGCAAAGAGAATACGGTGATTGAAACCATCATGTCACGCCGCAGCATCCGCCAGTACAAACCGCAAGCCGTGAATCGCGACACCATGCAGATTATCCTGGATTGCGGTATCAATGCACCCAACGGACAGAACAAGCAATCGTGGGAAGTGCGTGTAGTGGATAACCCGGATTTCATCAACGGAATTACGGAAATCTACAAGAAGGAAAATCCCAAAGCCGCCGAAGACCCGAAATTCAAGAACATGTTCCGCAACGCTTCTACAGTAGTATTTATTGCCAATGACCCGTCTTATGACCTTTCACAGATTGACTGTGGACTGTTGGGTGAGAATATGATTCTATCAGCCTGGTCCATGGGAATCGGTTCTTGCTGCTTGGGCGGTCCCACGCGCTTCATGACCTCTACTCCGGCTGCTGCCGAATACCTGAAGAAACTGGATATTCCGGAAGGCTATCAGCTACTTTACTGTATCGCTTTCGGCTATCCGGACGAAACGCCCGCTGCCAAACCCCGTAATGCGGCAAAGGTAAAATTCATCGATTGA
- a CDS encoding 5'-methylthioadenosine/adenosylhomocysteine nucleosidase, whose protein sequence is MTIGIISAMDSEHRRLVERLQDKNTSGDGSFRYVEGTLGGNHVILTQCGIGKVSAAVGASELIRRFSPDCIVSTGVAGGIDACLKVTDVVASQRLVYHDVWCGDGNEYGQVQGFPASYEGCSSLLKHALSLNEAGMESRIHSGLVCTGDQFITNRTELDTIKQRFPDGLAVDMESAAIAQTCYLYNVPFLSFRIISDTPGVEDHASQYADFWGTMAERSFLTIWTFLSTLPSNL, encoded by the coding sequence ATGACAATAGGGATAATCAGTGCAATGGACAGCGAACACCGCCGGTTGGTGGAGCGCTTGCAGGATAAGAATACGTCGGGCGATGGTAGTTTCCGCTATGTGGAAGGTACATTGGGCGGTAACCATGTAATCTTGACGCAATGCGGCATCGGTAAGGTGAGTGCAGCGGTAGGAGCTTCGGAACTGATACGGCGCTTTTCTCCGGACTGCATCGTCAGCACCGGTGTGGCGGGCGGCATTGATGCTTGCCTGAAGGTGACGGATGTAGTGGCAAGCCAACGTCTGGTGTATCACGACGTCTGGTGCGGCGACGGTAACGAGTACGGACAAGTGCAAGGTTTTCCCGCCTCTTACGAGGGATGTTCCTCTCTGTTGAAACATGCCTTGTCGCTGAACGAAGCCGGAATGGAAAGCCGCATCCACAGCGGACTTGTCTGTACCGGCGACCAGTTCATCACCAACCGTACGGAGCTGGATACCATCAAGCAACGTTTCCCCGACGGTCTTGCCGTTGATATGGAGTCTGCCGCCATTGCGCAGACTTGCTATCTGTACAATGTTCCTTTTCTCAGCTTCCGCATCATCAGCGACACACCCGGAGTAGAGGACCATGCTTCGCAGTATGCCGATTTCTGGGGAACCATGGCAGAGCGTTCGTTCCTCACGATATGGACCTTCCTCTCCACCCTTCCCAGCAATTTATAA
- a CDS encoding outer membrane beta-barrel family protein, with protein sequence MKQIICILALLLMSVTTTKAQTSPATPSIRGKILTEEKQPIEFANIALLSEDSTFIQGTCSRSDGSFELLPPTPGNYLLQVSSIGYKALCQPCPTGSTHNWILQTDAVLLAETVITAARPVFRLKGGKLETSVRQTLLASLNDANDVLKHIPGLRSSDEGYTVFGKGTPVIYIDNRLLQDNSELQRLSAADIEKVELITNPGAEYDATVKAVVRIRTVRNKRDSFGGNFRAGITQRRRNSHYGQVNLNYQKKGLSLLGMLYTNYENRKRHQEVRYQIPSEIQWDVNNRVHLYNKGLLAGGKASASYDFTPQHSLGASYEFHRTPDYHSSDHSAYTVRANEELADHTIHSSQNLQQTNRHQLNAYYQGSIKQLHINFNTDLVYGKSYNHQEAQEESQTEGNRDISSFNHADNRLYAAKLILTHPLWKGELKTGADYTFIRRNDNFLNRQHILPDTDSRIDESKSAVFAEYSLTLGKISLLAGLRFEHAVSDYWEQEKYVSGQSRTYNDWCPNLSVDFPLGKAQANLSYTAKSNRPSFFQLRSTLSYNNRFIYEGGNPLLTPETNHDLQFTALYKWVQFGLNYQYRRNAIAFMTKEYEDNPDVVIFTTGNFKRMQYLTASAHLSPTVGIWKPELGIYFAQPFFKVTNQGSSKNMNRGSIYLFLQNSLQLPDEWTLSLDADYQSEGNFGAMLQRSYWGIDAGIRKTFFNKRLTLGLQANDLWNSRYGSFMLFGPRLTYTKKANPDSRSFSLNLSYRFNAAGKAYKGKHVSEQDLKRL encoded by the coding sequence ATGAAACAGATAATATGTATTCTTGCCCTGCTCCTAATGAGCGTCACGACAACAAAAGCACAAACCAGCCCGGCAACACCCTCCATCCGAGGTAAAATTCTCACAGAGGAAAAGCAACCGATAGAGTTTGCCAACATCGCCCTCCTTTCCGAAGATTCCACCTTCATACAAGGAACGTGTAGCCGAAGCGACGGTAGTTTTGAACTTCTCCCTCCCACTCCCGGAAACTATCTACTACAAGTTTCTTCCATCGGTTACAAAGCCCTTTGCCAGCCTTGCCCCACCGGGAGTACCCACAACTGGATATTGCAAACCGATGCCGTGCTACTTGCGGAAACCGTCATCACCGCCGCCCGCCCCGTTTTCCGACTAAAGGGCGGAAAGTTGGAGACAAGCGTACGGCAAACCCTGCTCGCATCCTTGAATGATGCCAACGACGTATTGAAACATATCCCCGGACTACGCTCCTCTGATGAGGGGTATACCGTTTTTGGCAAAGGGACACCGGTCATCTATATAGATAACCGCCTTCTGCAAGACAACTCCGAACTGCAACGCCTCTCTGCCGCCGATATTGAAAAAGTGGAGCTCATCACCAACCCGGGTGCAGAGTACGATGCTACCGTTAAAGCCGTTGTACGCATACGCACCGTACGTAACAAAAGAGACAGTTTTGGCGGTAATTTCCGTGCAGGAATCACCCAACGGAGACGCAACAGCCATTACGGACAAGTCAATCTGAATTATCAGAAGAAAGGACTGTCCCTGCTGGGCATGCTGTACACCAATTATGAAAACAGAAAACGCCACCAGGAGGTTCGCTACCAGATACCGTCCGAAATACAATGGGATGTAAATAACCGGGTTCACTTATATAATAAGGGACTACTTGCCGGAGGAAAAGCAAGCGCCAGTTACGACTTCACCCCCCAACACAGCCTCGGTGCCTCCTATGAGTTTCATCGTACCCCCGATTATCACAGCAGTGACCATTCGGCATATACCGTCCGGGCAAATGAAGAATTGGCCGATCACACCATACATTCCTCCCAAAACTTGCAGCAAACCAACCGGCACCAGCTGAATGCCTACTATCAGGGCAGCATAAAGCAACTCCACATAAACTTCAACACCGACCTGGTATACGGCAAAAGTTATAATCACCAGGAGGCTCAAGAAGAAAGCCAGACCGAAGGCAATCGCGACATCAGCTCTTTCAACCACGCCGACAACCGCCTTTATGCCGCCAAGTTGATTCTGACCCATCCCCTTTGGAAAGGTGAACTGAAGACCGGTGCCGATTACACCTTCATCCGGCGAAATGACAATTTCCTGAACCGGCAGCACATACTTCCCGATACAGACAGTCGAATCGACGAAAGCAAGTCCGCCGTCTTTGCCGAATACTCACTGACATTAGGAAAAATCAGCCTTCTTGCAGGACTGCGCTTCGAGCATGCCGTCTCCGACTATTGGGAGCAGGAAAAGTACGTGTCCGGTCAAAGTCGTACTTACAATGACTGGTGCCCCAACCTATCGGTAGACTTTCCTCTCGGCAAAGCCCAAGCCAATCTCAGCTATACAGCCAAAAGCAACCGCCCCAGCTTCTTCCAGCTACGTAGCACACTGAGTTATAACAACCGTTTCATCTACGAAGGCGGAAACCCACTGCTCACCCCCGAAACCAACCACGACCTGCAGTTCACGGCCCTTTACAAGTGGGTACAATTCGGACTTAACTACCAATACCGCCGCAATGCCATTGCCTTCATGACCAAAGAATACGAGGACAATCCGGATGTTGTCATCTTCACTACCGGAAATTTCAAACGGATGCAGTATCTCACCGCCTCTGCCCATCTGTCACCCACCGTCGGCATCTGGAAACCGGAGCTCGGCATTTACTTCGCCCAACCGTTCTTCAAAGTCACCAATCAAGGCAGTAGCAAGAATATGAACCGCGGCAGCATTTACCTCTTTCTGCAAAACAGTCTCCAGCTTCCGGACGAGTGGACTCTCTCCCTTGATGCCGACTACCAGAGCGAAGGCAACTTCGGCGCCATGCTGCAACGTTCCTATTGGGGCATAGACGCTGGCATCCGCAAAACATTCTTCAACAAAAGGCTGACGCTCGGACTGCAAGCCAATGACCTGTGGAATTCCCGGTATGGCTCCTTCATGCTGTTCGGTCCCCGGCTGACCTATACGAAAAAGGCAAACCCGGACTCGCGCAGCTTCTCCCTGAACCTAAGCTATCGTTTCAATGCAGCAGGCAAAGCGTACAAAGGAAAGCACGTATCGGAACAAGACTTGAAGCGGCTATAA
- the rpsO gene encoding 30S ribosomal protein S15, with protein MYLDAAKKQEIFGKYGKSNTDTGSAEAQIALFSYRIARLTEHLKLNRKDYSTERALTMLVGKRRALLTYLKDRDITRYRAIVKELGLRK; from the coding sequence ATGTATTTAGACGCTGCTAAAAAGCAAGAAATCTTCGGCAAATACGGAAAGTCTAACACTGATACTGGCTCAGCTGAGGCTCAGATAGCTTTGTTTTCCTACCGTATTGCTCGTCTGACTGAGCACCTTAAGCTCAACAGAAAGGATTATAGTACAGAAAGAGCTTTGACTATGTTGGTAGGTAAACGCCGTGCGTTGCTGACTTATCTGAAGGACCGCGACATCACCAGATATCGTGCTATCGTCAAAGAACTCGGCTTGCGTAAGTAA